GATGGTAATATAAGGAAGTAGAACCAACAAACACACTACCATCAAAAATTAGAAGGGTAAAGAGGACAGAAGAGTTTGTTGCTTATATGGTTTAAAACTCaatgaaagggaaagggaaagccTAATAAAGAGTAAGCAAGAGTTCTGTCCCTTTCTACAGCAAATCCTTTATCTGAACAATATGGGGCACAGATaaccaatttttttaaaccatggaaGACTTCCCTAATCCAGAGGCAGAGCTATTCAAACTGCACAAACCATCCACTTAAAACCATACAACAGAAATAAGTTCATGGAACTATACCCATTTCAGTCTAAGATTGAGTAAAACTCATTGcttgaaaagtaagaaaaatgaatcagAATTTTAAGCCCACAATGAATAGTTCTACCATAAAATGTATCACTAATTTAGGCCTTAACCTTAAGACTATAACAATATAACCAAAATCTCATCATTCCTCAGAACTTTCAAAGAAAAACCAACACTATTTAAACATTTGATCAGTTAAGTAAAGCATCCTACCTGTCTCATAGGCAGTAACTAGGATAACTCAGAAAAGGCTTTCATAAGGGACATAATACTCCCTCCTTATAACATCCCTGTTCACTGGGAACCACACTACTCAGTAGAGGATCAAAACATGGTCTTATCATCCCAAAGATTTCTCCGAACTGTTAAGCAGCTTTTGTGAAGCCTGACTTCTATTCTTGATGAGCTGTCTAAGCCAATATAGCCATGGTCCATATTGGActtacactgatgaaaaaatttatattcaattttataCTCAAATTTTAGTTACCAATGATGTAGATAATCAGggtatcttttactttttttttttttacagatcatCACTGTaccttttacattttgaaattaaaagctgTGAATATGAGATCCTTTGCCATGTGTGAATTTTCTTATTCggggtaaaaaaattaaatatccgTAAATCCCAGGATGTCTTCCCCGTGCTGCCCAATATGTCTGTAGGCCTTCTCATACAACCACGGTTTAGTGTGATCTGTCAAACTACGAACTATGAATGTGGACAAGGAGCGTGAGAATACTCTGCTGTACATCTGTACTGACATGGAATCCTGTTCATGAGTTActgttaagtggaaaaagcagTTATAGCAAAATAACTGtgatttcatttgtaaaaaaaaatgtgtaaacatCTGCATTCACATGTGCTTAGAAAATGGGAGGATGCAAACTGCAAGATTAATAGCAGCTATTAGtggaaagaaagatgaagagTTGAAAAGCGTGAAGATGGTAAAAGAAAGGACTTTGCACCCCAAATACACACAAATAATGATGGTTAGTGACTGTGAATAAATTCtgtaccaaaaaaaccccacttaaaaaaaaaaaaagtaaccaaaacAAGTTACTTATTGCAGtctgagaaaaaaattacctaaTTTCAAGTATTTTGAGAACTCTCTAAGGCACATTTGCCCTCCAATAATAAAGACAAGTGTTAGCAGTAATGCTCATAAAATTACTAGCACAACTCTGGTCCTTCTTAGTCACCACTGTTATATTAAAGATATCTGTACTTCCCTAGTTTATACTTATCCCCTTCCACATTACATAATAGTAAATCTTAACATTCCCAACCATcgctattatttattgagcacctaccgtATGTAAAGCACAGTGCTGCAGGATACAAAGATACTACCTGCCTTCAGGCCTTACAAACAATCTGAAGAGAGAAGACGCTTTTATGCTAATTTATAGATAGATCTACATTTAAAAAGTGGttgtctttccctccctccagccttaTTATTTAatgctgagatttttttcaaatgtgaaatGTTCTTCATATGGGCTGACAGTTggcccacaggaaaaaaaaaaaaaaaaaagtattatttagaGAGAAACCAAGGCCAATACACAAGTAAATTACAATAAGGTTTATAATAAGAGCTACCTTAAATGATTTAACTGATAACAAATCAGAGTTCTGAATACCATTTactaaaaatatctaaaattttacCTTTACATTCTGACACAAATTTTAGCTCCCattatcatcttaaaatttgttctAGGTCAAAGTTCATATGTTTTTCAACGGAATGTAATTTTCAGCACGTTACATTTGTATAATAATAGCTTGCAATGAAATCTGCAGTACAATTTATTATGggctatatataaaaatacccaGTAGAATACAGCCCAGGATAAAAGGTCTTAAACATTTAGGAAGACTTACCTCATCACAGTCTCCTTCAACCATAGCATATATAGCTTTCTTAACCAAGTTAGTACCTAGAATACAGAGCTGAGTATTAATGAAGTAAAAAATGTAATTAGTTTCTTAAAGATACCTAAATTATAATACTCATAAGAAGCAAAGAAATGTCAAATGCTGGGTTCTACCCTGAATGAGATACACAGATTATCTCaaataagtggggaaaaaaatttagaCTTAAAACTGAGAGCCCAATAGGACCTGTGCATAGCAATACAAGTTTCCTCTTGAAAGACCTATCTCCTGATATATATCCTTTTCTCAGGTGTAAATGCCGTTTAATTCCAAGAAAAAAGGTAAGATATGGCCAGAGCAACCCAGGAACTTCTTCAGCTGGTAAGAACTCACTCCATGACCTTTGAGCCAATCTTGCCAAAGATCACACCAGAATTGCTGTGACCCAGAGTGGGCCCAAgacactgtgttagtttccacaAACCTTATAGTAAGCCTGGGCACACCAAATGACGTCAGTGGTGTGTCTGTATCCTAGTTTAGGGTCAGGTATACTTAGCACattaaagggaaaacaaatgCTAAATCTGATCTTAAGAGAAGAAATCCAAATTTTCTCTCTCAATTTTCAAACCATGAATACAAGCAAGCACATGTTACATGGGCCATACAAAATATGTCTGAGGGCCAGGATGCAATCTTCAAGGCACTGGTTTCTGCCCTCTGAAGTAGCCAGGCAATTTGCCTATCATTTTCCATGAGTCCTTACCAGCTCTTTTTAATACATCAAAGACTCAAACTTGGCTTGTATAACAAGCCCAATTCATTAAACATCTTAGTGGCAAACTAACACTATAAGAAAAGTTGGCTGAACCTAATGTACTAAGTAAACCTATTCATAATGACTTCTCATGATGTCTCAGATTGTGTGAAGCAGTCTTAAACTGGACACtcatagtttaaaaagaaaaaactacaagtGACAAAACTGCTAGTAATTAAATACTGGTACAGGCATCAAACTCTTTTTTCATGAATACTTACTTAGCTTCAGTACCTCTCAGAATGTGCCATGCTCAGACAAGTGCTTATCTACCTGATCCTCCATCTTGAACAAAGAGCCAGTAGGTCTTAGACACTATGACAGCTGTTCTTAACAGGCTTACATCACAGCCACCTTCAGCCCTACTTCTAACAGGACAAATAAGATTCTCAAGGGGAGGGGCTTAagcatttgtttttaaaccacccagatgattctaatgacCATTATAAACCATGAGTATAAGATTAACTGCAAAGGCCAGGAAAGGTAGCCCAGGAAAGAGATGAGTTTGGGAATAGTAGTAAGAAACAATTCTCCTTTTTCCTGGTCCTTCCCGAATTGCTAATATAATGTTTGATGACTAGTACTAAATAATGGTAACAAtttctccataattttgccttgaTTGAGGACCATTTAACCCAAGTACACACAGCTGCTTGAGTGCTGTGATCAAGCACCCTAATAATGCTATTAAAAACTGCAGAACTTAGTATAATGCAAAGCAGTTTGGATATGATCAAAAAAATGTCTGGAGATGAAAACTGATCACCTTCTAATTGTTAGAAAGATAATCTCTCAAATAATTAAACAGTAATAAAGGaaacaattcatttttaaaacattttgaaaatattttgaaataaaagcaatcaaTTTTCTTCCCTCAGCTTCATGCTCATTTCTACatactatttacatttaagtcttctgcttcaaaaaaaaaaaatgaaaataacttaggCATTTTTTTGTgacataatatttttcttaccAATGCCATTTCTCCTGTATTTGGAATCCACGGCTAACATGGCTATATAACCTCTGCGGAACATCTTTTTGTGCATATCCAACTTGCAAACGATGGCACCTACACACTCCTCCCCTACCATggccttaaaaataaacaaacagttaCAAAGAATACATTGCCATCAGGTATTGCATAATTACCCACAGAAACAGCAGCCAACCATTGGTCAGTGTTTCTGAGGGAGGAAGAAATAATGAGAATTCTAGCAAGAGAGCAGTCACAGAAGTGTCAGAAATCTAAATCCCAGAACTCCTTCAAATGTTCTAGTTTTAAAATCTTACAACATTCTTTAGGACATGAATTTCTTAGGCTCATTATTAAagcctagggggaaaaaaaaagcaaatttccaCATGGTAAACATTCAAGTACTTTATGAGGTGCTTACAATTAGTTGCAATAAAGAGCTACATGTTTAAGATCTAGGAAAGGGGaaacatgtgaaaataattttttaagaaagtctTTTCATTAGATATCACAAAATATTGTGAAACTTATCAACAGAGtactataaatttatatttaattataataaagtttTAGTGAAAGACAGATATAAGACATAATATTTACACCTGAATAATAGTTAGATTTtgatcagggaaaaaaaatctaaaagaaaaaggattatttttaaggTATTCCTTAGATCCTACCCAAGGGGTTTTTGTTATTGAAGGACTACAAAAACTAGATATACGATGGTCTCATTTTTAGGGCTCTACTGACAGTGTGAGTCATTGCCATAAAGCTCACAGAATATCTAGATCTCAAAATCAAAGCTTCATATTAAAGCAAAAGCTGTAATTTTTACAGagctttctattttaataaaaatgtacagCCTTCCACACAAAGATTACTTATTAAATAAAAGCTAATCAGCctccattttcattaaaatttccagTATCAccattgaaaatatgtttttcaaaaattccATCACCAACAAAAAGTTCTAGTAAATATTGTACTCTGGTAAATATAAAGGGCAATAGTTCCAATTGTTTAATAATGTGTCAGACAGAAATACTTGTTTGCTGTAAAGAGCCCtcataaaaaaaatatgaaagcttCAAATCATCtcttaataaaattaacttttcagAAACtatttcaacaacaaaaaccaggaatgggttaaaaaaaaatcaataagcaaagCCCAATTTACACTTAATACCTCTCTTATCTTGAATCTGTTATGACTTTTTTTAGTTCATCATTCTGTAAATTGATTAAAAAGCTTTTTTCAACTGTGGAGAAATCTTTAGGCAAGATAATTCTAATCCATTTCACGCAAGCCTAAACTAGGTCAGGAgggatattaattttatttacttattttaattgaagtatagttgatttactttgAAGGGATATTAAATTCAACAATCCACActaattcatttctgttttatcaACACATTCCAAAATTATTTGGGGTCAATAAACCTCTAaaattgttatttccattttcattcatgATAAATCAATCTGgttctttcaaaattcttttgaaaaGTATAATTTCTTTCTGTATTAAGTCCtgaaacatatacaaaagttGCCTGGTTGAACAGCATTTTCTGATTTGAACATAACTTATTTCAAATAgatgtgtgtggttgtgtgtgtgtgtgcatatatcaGAGATGAGaggtacattaaaaaatttttgaccTGACCTCATAAGCTAGGAGAAATGGAAATCTATACCAATCTATGATACAAAATTATAGGACAGCTACATTTCACAGTTAATAAACCatccaaaaggggaaaaaattaaaaccactagaCACACTATAACTGGACAATACTTTCAAACTGGATAGGCATTTCAAACAAATCTTCTTTGTCCTCGGACAAGAAAGTAATAAGCAAACAAAGTATTATATTAGTTCACTTAGACTAGATTGAGTTCTTACTAATCAAGAATCTATAGGAACAAAAATCAAGTTGtacacatcatttaaaaataaaagcccaaTATATGATTCACTGTTATTAGTAAGATGTTTAGTGAGGAAGGccaattctgtattttttctgtaaattgctGATGAATATACACTTACAAGAATCACTGAACTGCATGTTAAGTTTTTACAAATAAAAGCTTCTGCACATAAATTTGGAACTCATGCTGttaaaatgtgttctttttttcaagGATGGGAACTGAAAAATTCCAGGCAAGATTAAAATTTAACTCTACAAGGCCAAATGCTTGTCAATctataaaacttgaaaaatacaagCTGTGTGAAATACAGATTCCCAAATTCCAGAATATCACAAATAGGAAAACAGAGGAATctggaaatttaaatttagaacAAATAACAGAAGTACTATAGTATATCACTGGTAATAAGTTTAAGAAGTTCAAAAAGGCACCAACAACTGAAAATACCATGAACTCAAAAGAGACAAATTATTTAAGTACAGAGTAAATGACAGTGCCTCCCATTTGTACAGTACCATACTTTCACATCTGTTACAATTATTAGGAAGAATCATTAGAAACTGTCACTTTTGTTAGTCAAATATGGTCAAGTATTGGCGATTTTCTAAGGTCCAACCACATATATTCCATTTGATCCACTGCAGGTTACTCATGGAAACCAGGAACATTCTGAAGATTTCTAGTCTCTTAGTATTGTTGTCTGCAAGGACAACTATTACTTGGTGAAGCATAACTTGGTGACACAAGGATCTTGGCTGAATGACTCAAGGGTATGTCATTTTTCAGCTTCTTAGTTGTTTCCATAATGACAggccaggagacctgggttctagctTTACATCTCTGGACCCTAAATATCTGGAGATGCGAACATTTTAAGTCACTctggtctttaattttttttcattaaaaaaaaaaattaagctgaaCTAGATTATCTCTAGGATCCTTTATAGttctaaaataatatgaattGAAATAAACATACACTTATATTTGTTTTAAGTTAGTTCTCATGagaaattcaaattttttaaacGCCAATATAAAGGCCCCAGTTCCAAATGGCCTCTGATTGTTTAACTATTGTTTTATGTTCAATACGTCTAGATCCATACTTGCATTAGTAAACCTTACAGGTCAACCACTTGCATATTATCACAATTTCTAGATATTGAGAGTTTAATGTTAAACAAACTGGCTATTAAGGGTTAAAGTTCAAATTAGTTGTTGAATTGGGAGGAGTCTACGTAAAATCAAAGTAAAGTTTACTAATACTCAGTTTATCAGAGTTTAAAATGGCAGACAAGTTGAGAGAGGTCTAGGTAATACCAGAACTCAAAAGCTGACTAATCATCACACATACACAACTATTTTCTCGAATTAACAGAAATACATACACTATTTCTATTTAAACTGTAACTAAATTGTATGCTTTTATGAATTAACTTACAATTAAATCAATCTACAATCTTCAGCATTTATAATAGCATTTGATATGACATTTATAATAATGCTATGAAAACCATCTTCCCATATTCATTTGACACAGACGTGTCTTAGAACTTCTATTTTGATGCAATGGTTAGAATCCTGTAAGAGCAGTTTTGTAGAATATAAAATAGGTCCCAGTTTAAACAAACATACTAAACTGAAGTTTAGCAAAGTGAACGCAGAAAATAGCACAGCTACCATTATCAACAATACTGAGGTTATATTTTCAGATCACTACCAAGCTatagaatcaaaaagacagatttcTGAAGTATTGTCAAAGCATCTTACAGGGAATTAGTAAATGCAATTAAGTCAATTCTAAAACAGCAAATAATGGTAGTGGCTTTTCCCTTCACATATCATAAAGCACTCCTTAAAAGCATGTTGTCTTTCTTCAATAAAATTCAATGGAAACAACATGCTTGTGAGTACATGATATAAAGCACATACCTGCCATCAATATTTAAGTGAAAGGtttcatacagactgaaattggtCAATATTATTGGGAAACTCTTGGTACTACCAGTACTAcgtaagtcaaaaaaaaaaaaaattcagcttgTTTGGTTAAGCCAAGTCTTTTTTACTCATATATTAAGCAAAAAATTTCTGTCAACTACATTACACACAAGCCAGCAATAGTACTAGAACTTAAGCATATCTATGAccagcttcttttaaaaaaagaaaaaaaaattagattactTAACAATTTCACAGTTTCCTACACTCCCAAAAAGGGTATTTTGTTCAAGTTTCTGGAGTCTTTCAGCCACCAGAAGTGTTAGTAGCACCTTCTGCAACCGTGCACCAGAAAGCAGGCTGGCTACAACTGCTAACTGCCCTGCTTAAGTAAAAGGAAACAATCTCCATAATTATGGAATACGCTTCTAAGATTTAATTCTCCAGTGTGGCCACAGCAAGTTTACTGACAATCATGTTCACCAAAACATGTTTATGCATACACTCTTCCCTGATTATGGCTGTAATTGAGAGATTAATAAGGCCTGTATCCGAACAGAACCATGTTCAAATTAAATGACTGCAAAGTGCTTTGAGGATGAGGGAGGATAATTAAAGACGGTTAAACATGATTATAAGCTAATGTAAACAGGATACAAGACCCCCAACATGCAACACACAGGCTTATTGCATTTACATCAGTATCAAGTTAACCCGGATCATGAACCCTTACCTCCAAAGCAGTTTCATTAAATAATTAGGAGTGCATACACGCACTTTACATCACGTAACATACTATGAAATGCAGGATACATCCACTGCCACTCCTGCCCTCACACTCCCTGCCCCGCACGGCCTGGATCTCTCTGCTGGGTTCACCCTATTTTCGTTCCACCCACTTACCAAGAAGCACAGCTGTGGCCAGTTGTGGATAAAATATCTATAGGTATAAATGGAGTAGGGTTCAGACAGATCTTTGGTGATCAGTCTCATGATATCGGGCATTTGCAGCTCGGATTCATATCGGACATAACGTATAGTCCGATCCTCCCCAGGCTCAACCTCCCGGCCTGAAGGGCTTCTCAAACTGCAGCCGGCGGTCAGGGATGAAGACAGCAGCCGCACCTGCtcgtcttcctcctcctcctgctccgGGCCCTCCGCCAGTCCATTGCGGGCCGCCGCGGGATCGCTCGCCGCCGCTGCCTCTGCGGGGCTGGGGAGCGCAGTTCTTGCATTATTGGGGAGGCAAGGAGGGGGGCTCTCGCCCGAGTGTACCCCGGCTCCTTTTGTTGCAGTCGCTCTGGGGCCCCCGGCGGGGGTGGCCGTGACCGTGGCCGCCTCGGCCGCGCTCAAAACCTTGCTCTTGAGGGAGGCGGCCGTCCGGAGGTGCCGCAGTTCGGGGTTGATCAATCCGTTGAGCTGCAGCTGCTCCTGCGGCGGCTGGGGGCAGCGGAGGCACGGATGCCCCTTGGCCGCCGCCGTCGCCTCGCCGCCCGCCaggctcccgccgccgccgccgccgccggcttCGTGCTCCTCGTCGTCCTCCTCGTCCTCGCTGCAGCAGGCGAGGGCGGCCCCCGCCGGGAAGGGACAGCGGGGCTCGGCCGCCGCCGAGGCCGGAGGTGCtggtggtgggaggaggctgTTAGGCCCAGGCGGTACCTCCGCCATCCTAGAGGAGACACAGACCGAGAGGGGAAGCCATGAGACCCGGCGGACAAGCGCGGAATagagggggcggggggcggccaGGGTTGGGGGGGAAACAAAGGCAGAAACCGTCCCTCAGAGCTGGCGCCCCAATTCCGCGGGCCCCCCCCAACTCTTCAGCGCCGCCCAGCTGCTCAGCCGGCCACCGTCCCCGTCCGCCCGCGCCCATCCGCCAGCCCTGTCACCCGCGGCCCCTCCCCGTccccaccgcaggctcaccccgcacagGTCCCCGCCGCCACTGCCGCCACTCCTCTTCCTCctcggccgccgccgcctcccgcaCCGCCGCGGCTGCCTCCACCGCCGCCAAGCCTCACACTCAGCCGCCGTCGCCGTAAAGCGCCTCGGCTGTTACCCCGGGTAAAGTTTCCTGGGCCTGGCTTTACGACACTTCCCTGCCTGCCGGCTGCCGGGGCCGAGGGAAAGGGGCGTGGAGGGAGGTGACCTGTGGAGGGGCGGGGACGAAGGTGTCTCCTACGGGCCCCGGGGGAGACCgcgtgctaatgggtggggctgtaggGCGGGGAAGTTGCAGAGGGCTTTGGAGTCACCAGCTCCCAACCCACTGTCCTCGGCCTTGGGGCTCAACCGCGGATCTTGCAACGCGAGGCCCGGGAAGGATGGGCGGGACAGGCGCTCCCACGGTGCTGTCGCGAAGCCCGCCCGCTCCGGGCCTGCTGCCCCGGCCTTGGACAAGTCTCCTAAAAATGCTTTTCCTCGGCTGTACAACGTTTAACCTTACCTCTgaccgggggcggggggagggctaCCCGCGTCCCTTAAAAATGGAGCAAATCTGGAGAGAAAAATCCCTGAAAAGGAGAGGAAGTTAAAAACTTTGAACTGTGAAAAATATGGGAATGACTGATGAAACCTGGTCGTTTGCAATGTGAATTAGGTTTAGTCTTTGCCGCTTCGAAGCAAGAGAAAGTGGACAGGTagtcctcttcctctctccttatCCCCTTCACCCCGCCCAGGAAAACTGGAAGTAAATGGGATTAACAGGTGCGGGGGCAGCTGCAAACACGCCTGGGGAAGAGTTAGAGATGTTGAAAGAGAGTGACAATGGCTAAGAAGCACATTCCTAAACCTGTGACCCGAATTGTGACAGGGTGAGAAGCACCAGTCAAGAGGTGTCCTGAACCTGCTCCCAGCCTTCTCTTAACAAGTGGTCCCCCTGCGCGGATGCAGAGGGAAGAGAACTGCCGCACGCGCCTGAGCGGGAGGTTCCGCTCTTTCCGCTCTGGTCCACAGCCACGATTTTCATAAGAGAAACACAGGTAGTGTTAACTCACCAGCACACTGAGGAAGTTAAGTTTTTTAAACTGAATGTAGAACCGGGCAGGTATGCAGCAGATGAATGTTTTCAGGGATATAATTCTCTGACTGCAATTTTTGCCGTaatctaaagtaaaaaaaagaatacattgtaGCGTAGCTGTTGGATAGCCGTTAAGGTCCTTGTCACCAAAGATGTTAAGCAAGTACTATCACCTTCTATCTAGAAGGTCAACCTatagtgataaaaataatataatgtgttactatgtgccaggcactgtcctaaatatcttacatgtatttattaactcatttatagGTTTTTATAGAAATACATTTGTGCACGAATAGACATGTAGAAGCTTATTTATTTCAGCCTTTCCTATAGTAGGAATAAATAATTCCAGACCACCTAAGTATCTATCAATACAGGAATGATCTTATGATACATAAATACTATAGAATATTACTGTTAATTATGTAATTGTTTAAAAGATTGAAACAGACATATATTGGCACTCCTCCCGCTACTATAGCTGCATTGCAGATTaccccacagcatgtggtatAAAACAACTACTTATGCTCACAGATTCTTGTGGGTCAAGAATTCATACAGAGCACAACAGGGATGACTTTCTCTATTCCATCGTGCATAGGGCTTCAGGTGGAAGACTGGAGGCTGAGGACTGGAAGCATCTAAAAACTTTTCACTCTCCTGTTGATGGTTGTTGCTGGCTGGAGACCGCAGTTTGGGAGACCGCAGTTTGATCTCATGTAGACCATGTTGTCTTTTAGTATGGGCTAGTTTGGGCTTCGTCACAGCTTAGTGGCTGGGTTCCAAGGGCAGGTGTgctaacagagagagagagccaggtAAAAGCATATTGCCTTTTATCACTGAGCCTTAGAAATTATGCAGTGTCATTTCTGCTGCACTCTATTTGTCCAGGTTCCAGAGGAGGGAAAATAGACCCTATCTCTTGATTGGGGAGACGCAAAGTTCTTAGAGAGCATGTGGGACCAGAAGTATTGGCTGTGGCGTCTTTGGAAATTACAAGTTGCCACAGGTGCTTACATGGAAAGACCTCCTAAATACCTTAAGGGTAAATAAATGAGATGTATAATAAGTACAATGTGATCCCAtgtatggtttttaaaaagtacaaaacaaagCTATATTTCCAAGTGTACATACAATGTTTAAAGATATGTCTGTTTCAAACCACAATTAAACAtttgtgtagttttattttacaTGCCATGTGGTTCTTATTCCTACTAATCCTATCTGTTATACATAAAGCCATGAATATGAGTGTCCTTAGCTTTGTTTTAtcctaaatgaaagaaaaggcatGTATCAAATTTGAGGGCTATAGAATTTAATCAAAGTATGAATATTAGTATATTGTTTTACCACCTGTAATCCTGGAACACTATGAGATTCCCAGGTAAAGTGTTTTAGTTAACAATTTGATTCTTCCCCTTGAACttgtggtggggaggggtgagtgcTGACAGTCTGCTCTTTGACCCTCTTTCCCTTTGAGAACAGTGGTTGGCAAGCCCCATTGTAGGCACAGATTTTGCTTGTAGAACTGAGGCCCCAGGAGAGTATGAGGAACCGGAGAGCGCTATGGTCAAATGGTTCCCATTTCTAGTACTTTCAACCTCATTCTAATTTTCATAACCTGCCCAAAGACATGGACAGGCTGATTCACAAATCTCCAACTGGACTGGGGAGAATTAGGTATTCCTACCTACATATTAAAGCTATCGAAAACTCTCGGTTTTCAGTTTAGCTATGCTCCCAGCACAGCACTCTAGAATTATCTTACCTGTCTTCCAGGCTTGCTTCATCCAGCAGCAGCTATCCTTGACCACTACAGTGCTTGCTTCACACTCCTTCTCAGCAGATGATTCTGCCACCGTTTCACTAAGAAAAATGAAGTATTCCATAGGTGCACTCCCTCAGTGTTCTCCCCTCCTATAAATGCATCTATATCTGAACTTACTCTTAACCTCCTTCCCCCTAGTCTTAGTGGGAGGGAGACGGCCAGTTCTTCAAGACTAATGCCTCCCTCCACCTGTGAGCTTGATGCCATCTCTTTCAGTCTTCTTTGGGACTTGTCCCATCATTGTTTCTCTCTCCTGAATTGTCAATGGTACCTTTGCTAGCTACTGCCTCAAAGTTTATAAATGTGCTCCATCTGGAGACCTGCTACCatggtttcttcctcttctttccatcACAGTGAAACTGCTAGTCTGCAATAGATATGTAGCCACTCACTGTCTCCACTCAGGTGCAAGTTTGCTCTTCAGCCAATTGGTTGGCTTCCACCTCAGCCCTTCCACTAACACCTTTCTGGCAAAAGTCATGCTTTATGGGAATTCCcaggcggtgcagtggttaggactccgcccttccactgcagggggcatgggttccatcccttgtcggggaacttagatcctgcaagccgcagaGGTTGGCCAAAAAAAAGTCACCCGTTATAAAGGCTAGACCCAATAAACTCTTTTCCACTCTCGTGTCACTTTATTCTTCCATGGCATTTGATCCTGCTGTGCTCTACTGAAAACTCTTTGCTTGGCTTCTGTCATACCACTATCCTTTGCCCTCCTTCTCTGAACattccttctctgtttttcttgataATAGTGG
Above is a genomic segment from Tursiops truncatus isolate mTurTru1 chromosome 2, mTurTru1.mat.Y, whole genome shotgun sequence containing:
- the NAA30 gene encoding N-alpha-acetyltransferase 30 isoform X1, yielding MAEVPPGPNSLLPPPAPPASAAAEPRCPFPAGAALACCSEDEEDDEEHEAGGGGGGGSLAGGEATAAAKGHPCLRCPQPPQEQLQLNGLINPELRHLRTAASLKSKVLSAAEAATVTATPAGGPRATATKGAGVHSGESPPPCLPNNARTALPSPAEAAAASDPAAARNGLAEGPEQEEEEDEQVRLLSSSLTAGCSLRSPSGREVEPGEDRTIRYVRYESELQMPDIMRLITKDLSEPYSIYTYRYFIHNWPQLCFLAMVGEECVGAIVCKLDMHKKMFRRGYIAMLAVDSKYRRNGIGTNLVKKAIYAMVEGDCDEVVLETEITNKSALKLYENLGFVRDKRLFRYYLNGVDALRLKLWLR
- the NAA30 gene encoding N-alpha-acetyltransferase 30 isoform X2, whose translation is MAEVPPGPNSLLPPPAPPASAAAEPRCPFPAGAALACCSEDEEDDEEHEAGGGGGGGSLAGGEATAAAKGHPCLRCPQPPQEQLQLNGLINPELRHLRTAASLKSKVLSAAEAATVTATPAGGPRATATKGAGVHSGESPPPCLPNNARTALPSPAEAAAASDPAAARNGLAEGPEQEEEEDEQVRLLSSSLTAGCSLRSPSGREVEPGEDRTIRYVRYESELQMPDIMRLITKDLSEPYSIYTYRYFIHNWPQLCFLAMVGEECVGAIVCKLDMHKKMFRRGYIAMLAVDSKYRRNGIALYSRY